One Salvia miltiorrhiza cultivar Shanhuang (shh) chromosome 6, IMPLAD_Smil_shh, whole genome shotgun sequence genomic window, tgaagcccccccccaaattttgaaaaaaaaaaaaaaaaatttataatatgtctaaaaatgttgttattattgttattatatttgtattttagtaaaaaaaatgtctaaaatgtattgaatgccccaaaaaaaaatttagtaaatgttgaactatattatctatgaaaatgttattattattattattattattattattattatatttgtattttagtaaaaaatgcctaaatgtattgaatgcccccaaaaaaaaatttagtaaatgttttgaactatattatctatgaaaatgttttgaactatattatctatgaaaatgttgttattattattattattattattatatttgtattttagtaaaaaatgtctaaaatgtattgaatgcccccaaaaaaaatttagtaaatgttttgaactatattatctatgaaaatgttgttattattattattatatttgtattttagtaaaaaaaaatgtctaaaatgtattgaatgccctcaaaaaaaaatttagtaaatgttttgaactatattatctatgaaaatgttgttattattattattatatttgaattttagtaaaaaaatgtctaaaatgtattgaatgcccccaaaaaaaattttagtaaatgttttgaactatattatctatgaaaatgttgttattattattattatatttgtattttagtaaaaaatgtctaaaatgtattgaatgcccccaaaaaaaaaatttcgggggctaccgcccccgaacccccgtaacagttcagcccccccccaaaaaaaatcctggctccgccactgtaTATAGGATTATTATATACTCAActaattaactaaaatatatAGTAAGAATTATTTGGAAGTTTTGCTCTTGTACAAAAAGTTTATACTCATATATGTATAAAATTTTCATCATAATGCATGAAAAATTATTAAGTTCTCATTTGAGTAATTAATACTCTTTTTACAACTTtttggctaaaataaaaacgttAGCAGGAAACGATAAAAAAGGAACAATAgtaaaaaaccgaaaaaaaacATTATGTTGCATTAATTAGACATGCAGTATAGAGGgtataaagagaaaaaataaacaaatagaatataatataatatttgagGCTATATTTTGTCACGTCTAATTTTCAAGGTTATATGTTGAGCGTTTTAGATTGGAGTTGAGCGTTTTCAAGGgtataaagagaaaaaataaacaaatagaATAGAATTAGTTGAGCGTTTTAGATTGGAGTTGGTCTTGCGTATAATCAGTTGTACCGTACAATCAGGTTGCACCTTGACCCATTTCCTGACCCGAATCCGCATTCTGATCCGaaccgtgtaaatgacactatttggttatacaaatgacactgtctgtaattgacattattcgattatacaaataacactacgTATAAATGGCATCATTAAATATAATAAGAAGTGGCTCAAGACAAGTGCCTAAGCGGCCTTTTTAGTATATATGAGGCAATTTATAGTAAATTTAGTCTTCTTAATTAACTCTCAAAATTATTAGAATCGTTCACTCTTTTGGATTTGGTtagttttatttcattttctcttaTAAAAAATGGTTAAGAGCCAAATATCAAAACCAAAAAGTAGCAGTACTCATAAAAAGGATCACAAGATTCACAACTGCCGTGTAATATTGTTACACGTTCTTTTGGATAAATTACTTATTTTggataaaatatgaaaaaataaaattgggtTGGAAGACACATTATTTTTGAGGAGTTTATAAAGTTGTTCACGAGCTTAATTTGGCCAAATATTTTGAATGAACGCTTATAATCTCCTAAACAGTTTATAAGCTCGGCTAAACACgctaattattatatataaatctaAAGTGAAGGCAATATTTCAACTAATAATTAGTACGATGTTGTCTGTCTCGAGAGTGATTGTAGTTGTAACAATCTTCGCCGCCATATCTGCAAGCCATGCAAGAGAATTTCCAGGTTAATCTCAtcctctctattttttttaattacttactattattttaatttcaagaaaattaatactaatattcTCCTATTCTTTACTGTTTTTAATCAATGCATGGTTCACAATGAGAATCTTCTTGATTGTGAAAACTACCAAGAACTCTACTGTAAGTATCGTGAATTCGTGATATACAACACCAATTTCACTGAACATATAAGTTAGTTTTTACAGTTCTCACAATAAGAAGAGTTTTCATTTAATTTGCAAATATACATGAAGCTAGCTCTTTGAACTTAaaatctttatttaattttttttagtttctaGGTTATGCAGATAATGTTGGCGTTACAGGAAAGTGCTTTTCTAAAGGACTAGACGGTGATGATTCAATAATATCACTACCTAGATTGGGAAATATTAATATTTCCCGACCACCGTTACCGTCACCTCCACCACCTAGATCACCTCCGGGACCCCACTCCCGCTTCGACTTCTCCGATAAATTCCTCCAAGAAGCTCTTCTTCAGAAATTTCTTCATTAATATATGTTTATCAAGTTGTGTAGGATTTAGTATTATGTTTTGGTAGTTTGTGAATTTGTCAATGTGCTCAAACTGCTGGTCTAGCTATATGTTACATtaaaaatgtgtgtgtgtgtgtgtgtgttgaaaATTGTGTATGTTTGAATGTTATGTGTATGTTGAAAATGATGTATCACCAACACTTAATTTGTAATTAAGTGTTAGTTATCCCAGACTCTCAGCATGGTTTTATATTAATGAATaaagttatttattaatttattctttgTCAAGCACCGATCATAgttctttcctttttttctccCTTTATTTCTAACATGTTTAAGCAAATTCAagagattctttttttttttttctttgagctaaaataaaaaatgttttCTTAAGGTTCTCACCAGTTTATATGGACTTTGGGTAACATGGACCTTAAACACAGTATTAAATATTTCTTGATTTCTATCATGGACCAATTACTTCATTTGGGCTTTTATTGGACCATGGTCCATATACATCGCAAAGACTCATACCTCATAGCAACAATTATTCATAAATTAATTGAgtttctacatttttttttctccaacAATTGTCTTTTTATCAGTTATATTTTTCTGCCTTCTATCTTAATTTAAAGATCAATTACTTTGTTTGCATTAAGTTCTGAGCTGGCAATGAGTTGCTATGATATAATTTTAACAAAATGTCATTTTTCATACAAGTATATGATCATCACATATTACAAAACGATAACAtaagaaacttttttttttttttttttttgatcgggcaaagtcatgttagatgttagtaattagttccccatccactccaataaccaccttatctctccattcaccaaaatccaccttatatctccaatctccaattcgctcccaagagggatcgaacccgggtcacttcacttaagtgaggacctggtggccagtgggctaggACCACATAAGAAACTACTTCGTACTCGCATTTAAATGTTCACTAGAACgatctcccgtgcgatgcacggcgagtatcgaaattaaacgacatcaattactcaaCAAAATTATGGAttgaaaacgtaaattttcaacgtataaagtgtaatgacaattatagttattaaataattaataattatttgataatgaaaattagcattatactttattataattataaagtatgatgcatcataataaataaataattcacaaatataaaaaaaaatatttgaaattatatttttaatatatatactaatttcatCGACAAAGTTATATTAACATgggctaattgcctgtaaattcctaacgtttccacggaattggtttttgcacctttttttatttttcttcttttaaatacctaacctttcctTTTTGTCTGGTTTTTGTCCGATGACCGGTTTTTTTTCACGCCGGCGCCGAAATTGAttatgtggcagccggaattaacactgtggcagccggaaattgacaccTAGGCTTATTATTGACATGtggaataaaaataacaaaaaaaaaacaaaacaaaaaacaaaacaaaatcccCATCGTGACACCATCTTCTTCCCCCTTCCTCCCCTCTCTCCCCCACCCGCTGCCGCCACCACACGCCACCAGACGCCGGCACCGCCACCTCTCCTCCGGAAATCAAACGACGATGGTGGTCTGTTGACTATTGACGCGGGAAAATGAAGTTTGAGGGCGAGGGACGAGGGGCATCAGAGGCGGCCGTCTGTGTGTGTGCGTtgggagatgagagaggagagagagcagaggcgaGGAGAGAAGGGATGGCGAGGCGGCGGCCGTGGCTGACAGCGGCGCCAGTCGCAGGGAGAAGACCCCTAGTTTCTATTTGTTAAATCGCCGCGCCGCTGCCCTGAAATTTCCGGTGGATTCGACGACTTCTGTTAAATCGCCGCCGCGGGGAGAAAAGCCCTAGAATATCTGTTAaatcgtcgccgccgccgccgcgttCTTTTATTCCGCGCACCGCCGCGTTCTTTAATTTCACTGCACTTTCTTTCTGCGTGTGTTCTTGGTGTGTAGTTGATTCTTGGGGATGTCTGAAAAGAAATTTGAGATTGTATTTTGGCTGACGTCGCCGCCGAGCCCTGGAGCTCATCCGCCGCGCTGTCGAGGTGGGGAGGAGGATGGGCGCCGAGGTGGGGAAGGGGAGGGAGGCAACGAGGTGGGGAGAGGGAGGGGCGCCGAGGTGGGGAATGAGAGGGGGAGGGGGACGGCGAgcgccgtcgccgtcgccgaCGGCTGAGGGTGGCGGCGGTGGGTGGGGGAAGGGAGattagggtttgggggtgggggagactggggaagatgatgatgtgtgtgttttttttttgtttttttttattattttttttccacatgtcaataATAAGCCTAggtgtcaatttccggctgccacagtgttaattccggctgccacataaTCAATTCCGGCGCCGGCGTGAAAAAAAACCGGTCATCGGACAAAAACCAGACAAAAaggaaaggttaggtatttaaaagaagaaaaataaaaaaaggtgcaaaaaccaattccgtggaaacgttaggaatttacaggcaattagcccttttaacattaatacaaaaaaattatttttaaaaaagagttataaaatgaaccaatatatATTCCTTCACATCTATTACATTAAaactattataatttaaaaatatatgtaaacacaaacacacgatatttacttatttttatctaaaaatacaaaaaggaaaaaaagaaaaataattaaattaatatatagaaaaaagtGAACATGTCATTAAAGAGAATATTAACACTCATTAAAATAGAAAGGAAAGAAcaaaatactatattttaaaactttaaataatcataacttattcattctaaattagttttttatcaaaagaggAAAGATAAAAGATTTTTTGTAgtaaagagggagagagagaaaaaaataataacaaaattattaaattacaataaaacaattacgatataataacaacaataataatagtgcaaaaaaggaagagataaaaatataaaagaatagagaaaaagaaagacgagagagaaaaataattatcataaattttttaattataataacttatttgtttcaaattcatattttatgatttttataccaaattaaaaatcttgtctttatctttaatttaagatacatatagaatattttttcatatatcaatttttttttataaagaaaatcaCTCAAGTATGAAAGAGAGTAGACGAGAGAGAAattgtatgaaaaaaaaaatagtgaaaaaaacaaaatgtgtgatagagagaggagagagaaaaaatgcaTAGCGtaaggaaagagaaaaattggCGAGAACAAAAactggtgtttcatatatatataataggatAGGATAGGATAGGATGTGTTTTATATATACATTATCTATCATATAATAGGATGTGTTGCACATCAATCATATCTGATTTCCATGAAGCAATTAATGTTGCAAATAGTAGGAACACACAACTCCAAAAATCAGTAATGCTTCTTAACGAAACACGCACATGAAATCATGGTTTAACAAATTTACGAAATTTGTTTCTAGATGTATGTCAACATAACAAGAAAGGTTCAACTCGGTTTAAGTAACGATACGAATACAAGAGAAACCTGCAGCAAATTTTCCACATAATGTATTTGAGAACCGATGGAACTACCACGAACCCTCAGCGCCCAGGGTGGGATTCTTGAAAGCATTGAGATCCCAGAAGGTCTTCAAAGAGTATGGCTGAGAAAGTGTGAAGCCCTCCTCTGTGATCTTTGCAATCTGGAACCAATATCCTTTATTAGAAATAAAGTCTATTGACAGTTTTTGAATAGGAATCAATATTATGTAAGAATCTAGGAATCAATATTATGTAAGAATctaggaatcaattttattgTGGGCTGATGTCACTTCTATAAAGCGAGAGGTAGAATTGAGAACATTGTTTTCAAGTTATCTAAACTATTAAAAATCCTAACTGGTAGTTCTATAATGTGTTTTAAAAGCCGAAACAGACAAGCTCCTACAGTTTTCTTATTCGCAGTTGGTGTAATTATGGTATTGATTTTCTGACCTTTTAATTTGATCTTTTGTCTAGTCAAGCATATACATGGATTATCACTAGTTAAAACAAGATCAAAATATAGTACTGATATATATATCATCAACTATTACAGCCTAAtaagattatatatatgtacGTGCACGAGATGCACGTCAACATGTACAGCATGGTTGAACCAACTAACATAACCATAACTTTCTTACCAACAAAATATTAATACTTTATAATGGATTTTCAAAACAACGAATATACTGGAAATATGATGGTCCATGAAATCAAATAGAATGATTTAAGATCTAAATATACTAATTAGACCTTTCTAGTGAAAAGAAGCATTGTCATTAACATTTAACACATAAAGAAAATGTATTAGTTTATATAATAGCAGCCTAAACCATACAACAAATATAGAGTAACCAAATTAAATTTCATGGCAGATGAACTGTACCTGAAGTTTGTTGACAGCTGATCTATCGCGGTAGAGAAGCACGCGCATGCATTTTTCCAGTAATTTCACACCCTCTTCATATGTCAAGTTCTCATGCCATTCATCACGGAGAATTGGCCTAGCGAGGTGGTTCCCAAATCCAGTTGCAACATGGTCATCCTCATAATGTACGCCAATCATGCTAACCTGAAATTATTTAACAAGAAACATAAAAGCCCCTGGCTATAACTAAAGTTCAGTAACATGTGATAGAGAACTTAGAAATAATACATACTGTTCCAAGATACTTCTGTCCGTTTTTGATACCACCAAGTACAAGTGAATTCCATAGTGGATTGAACTTATTACGGCGATTATACATCACCCTTGTCAGATAGTTATGCACCTCTTTAGGACCAAGGGAGTTGCCATCATCCCACATGTTATCGTACAAGCTAAATTCACAAAACATGCAAATCAACAAGTCATAAATATCCAGTTACCCTAAAACAATGTGAGCAGTCCAAGAAAACTAAAGTAGTATATAAAACAGGAGCCAGTTCAATGGGTATTCCCAGTCACAGAGATGCCTTACATAAGCTCATCAAGATATCGCATGATCTCCTGGAAATCACTGATCTCGCCACTAGCACCAATAACAGAATGTTTCCCCACTGACTTTAGTCTCTCCACAGACTTGTAACGAAGGGTAGACCCATATGAACCTATCACAAAAGAGCGTGATGAATAAGTATTGTAGGCTAAGTAGCTATTAAAAGCAATTACCATGTACTAGTggaccaaaataataaaatcaacCAGAGAACTACAAGCAAACTATGAGATCAGCATCATATTTTTTCAATAGCTAGGCATCACTAGGACTATGAGGAACAAGATCAAGTAGAGCACCCCCTCTAAAGTTTTTGCTTAAGTCATACTACGTAACAGGGAAAATTCTACCCTGAACCTATTGTGCAACTACATCATGAATT contains:
- the LOC130988045 gene encoding proteasome subunit beta type-4 isoform X1; the encoded protein is MFREADEKWPVVIPDHELQQPFTGIKLADSAPATNNLIASEADSQRTLYPYVTGTSVVGIKYKDGILFAADMGGSYGSTLRYKSVERLKSVGKHSVIGASGEISDFQEIMRYLDELILYDNMWDDGNSLGPKEVHNYLTRVMYNRRNKFNPLWNSLVLGGIKNGQKYLGTVSMIGVHYEDDHVATGFGNHLARPILRDEWHENLTYEEGVKLLEKCMRVLLYRDRSAVNKLQIAKITEEGFTLSQPYSLKTFWDLNAFKNPTLGAEGSW
- the LOC130988045 gene encoding proteasome subunit beta type-4 isoform X2 → MMNLADSAPATNNLIASEADSQRTLYPYVTGTSVVGIKYKDGILFAADMGGSYGSTLRYKSVERLKSVGKHSVIGASGEISDFQEIMRYLDELILYDNMWDDGNSLGPKEVHNYLTRVMYNRRNKFNPLWNSLVLGGIKNGQKYLGTVSMIGVHYEDDHVATGFGNHLARPILRDEWHENLTYEEGVKLLEKCMRVLLYRDRSAVNKLQIAKITEEGFTLSQPYSLKTFWDLNAFKNPTLGAEGSW
- the LOC130988045 gene encoding proteasome subunit beta type-4 isoform X3 — encoded protein: MYPYVTGTSVVGIKYKDGILFAADMGGSYGSTLRYKSVERLKSVGKHSVIGASGEISDFQEIMRYLDELILYDNMWDDGNSLGPKEVHNYLTRVMYNRRNKFNPLWNSLVLGGIKNGQKYLGTVSMIGVHYEDDHVATGFGNHLARPILRDEWHENLTYEEGVKLLEKCMRVLLYRDRSAVNKLQIAKITEEGFTLSQPYSLKTFWDLNAFKNPTLGAEGSW